Proteins from a genomic interval of Sparus aurata chromosome 21, fSpaAur1.1, whole genome shotgun sequence:
- the LOC115572048 gene encoding protein shisa-like-2B isoform X1: protein MSAECSSYYSADGVLVDAFSCPRAGNAATAAYCCGFNDVKYCCDDPNSFFPYEYGYMWWLSIGALVGLSIAAVVLLAFLVTVCVLCYLFIATKPSRLDNGLPLRAPAGDPSEGSSRARGTCATGPQGFRKHFMSRKLDCDNQPPDPELLFQRCFTANFTGVKVESPP from the exons ATGAGCGCTGAGTGCAGCAGCTACTACAGCGCAGACGGCGTGTTGGTGGACGCGTTCTCGTGCCCCAGGGCGGGAAACGCTGCCACCGCCGCGTACTGCTGCGGATTTAATGACGTGAAGTACTGCTGCGATGATCCCAACAGCTTCTTCCCCTATGAGTACGGGTACATGTGGTGGCTGAG TATCGGCGCTCTGGTTGGTCTGTCCATAGCCGCCGTGGTCCTCCTCGCCTTCCTCGTCACTGTATGTGTCCTGTGCTACCTATTCATAGCCACTAAACCCAGTCGCCTTGACAACGGCCTGCCCCTTAGAGCGCCAG CAGGAGATCCCAGCGAGGGATCCAGTCGTGCGAGAGGGACCTGTGCCACCGGTCCACAGGGATTCAGGAAACACTTCATGAGCAGGAAGCTGGACTGTGACAACCAGCCGCCAGACCCCGAGCTTCTGTTCCAGAGGTGTTTCACAGCTAATTTCACTGGTGTCAAAGTGGAAAGTCCCCCGTAG
- the LOC115572048 gene encoding protein shisa-like-2A isoform X2, with protein MSAECSSYYSADGVLVDAFSCPRAGNAATAAYCCGFNDVKYCCDDPNSFFPYEYGYMWWLSIGALVGLSIAAVVLLAFLVTVCVLCYLFIATKPSRLDNGLPLRAPGDPSEGSSRARGTCATGPQGFRKHFMSRKLDCDNQPPDPELLFQRCFTANFTGVKVESPP; from the exons ATGAGCGCTGAGTGCAGCAGCTACTACAGCGCAGACGGCGTGTTGGTGGACGCGTTCTCGTGCCCCAGGGCGGGAAACGCTGCCACCGCCGCGTACTGCTGCGGATTTAATGACGTGAAGTACTGCTGCGATGATCCCAACAGCTTCTTCCCCTATGAGTACGGGTACATGTGGTGGCTGAG TATCGGCGCTCTGGTTGGTCTGTCCATAGCCGCCGTGGTCCTCCTCGCCTTCCTCGTCACTGTATGTGTCCTGTGCTACCTATTCATAGCCACTAAACCCAGTCGCCTTGACAACGGCCTGCCCCTTAGAGCGCCAG GAGATCCCAGCGAGGGATCCAGTCGTGCGAGAGGGACCTGTGCCACCGGTCCACAGGGATTCAGGAAACACTTCATGAGCAGGAAGCTGGACTGTGACAACCAGCCGCCAGACCCCGAGCTTCTGTTCCAGAGGTGTTTCACAGCTAATTTCACTGGTGTCAAAGTGGAAAGTCCCCCGTAG